A stretch of Gemmobacter fulvus DNA encodes these proteins:
- a CDS encoding prephenate dehydratase: MAGRISFQGELGAYSHEACRQARPGMEAVPCRTFEDAIELCRTGDVDLAMLPVENSTYGRVADIHSLLPGSGLRIIDEAFVRVHINLLALPGTPLDKITAAMSHTVLLGQCRSFLKQHNLRALTGADTAGSAKIVAEKGDPAIGALASELAGEIYGLDVVARQIEDQSNNTTRFLVMSRALDSARRGPGPMMTTFTFRVRNIPAALYKAMGGFATNGVNMTKLESYMVGGSFTATEFYADIEGHPDDANVARALDELRYFTSACDILGVYPADPSRA; encoded by the coding sequence ATGGCAGGGCGGATCTCGTTTCAGGGCGAACTCGGGGCCTATTCCCACGAGGCGTGCCGTCAGGCCCGCCCCGGCATGGAGGCGGTGCCCTGCCGCACCTTCGAGGACGCAATCGAGCTGTGCCGCACCGGCGACGTGGATCTGGCGATGCTGCCGGTGGAGAATTCCACCTATGGCCGCGTGGCCGACATCCACTCGCTGCTGCCCGGCTCGGGGCTGCGGATCATCGACGAGGCCTTTGTGCGCGTCCACATCAACCTGCTGGCGCTGCCGGGCACACCGCTGGACAAGATCACCGCCGCGATGAGCCATACCGTGCTGCTGGGCCAGTGCCGGTCGTTCCTGAAACAGCACAACCTGCGCGCCCTGACCGGGGCCGATACCGCAGGTTCGGCCAAGATCGTGGCAGAAAAGGGTGATCCGGCCATCGGCGCGCTGGCGTCGGAACTGGCGGGCGAAATCTACGGGCTGGATGTGGTGGCGCGGCAGATCGAGGATCAGTCGAACAACACCACCCGCTTTCTGGTGATGTCGCGGGCGCTGGACAGCGCGCGGCGCGGGCCCGGGCCGATGATGACCACCTTCACCTTCCGGGTGCGCAACATTCCGGCGGCGCTTTACAAGGCTATGGGCGGCTTTGCCACCAATGGCGTCAACATGACCAAGCTGGAAAGCTACATGGTGGGCGGCAGCTTCACCGCGACCGAGTTCTACGCCGACATCGAGGGCCATCCCGACGATGCGAATGTGGCGCGCGCGCTGGACGAACTGCGGTATTTCACCAGCGCCTGCGATATTCTGGGCGTCTATCCGGCCGATCCCAGCCGCGCCTGA
- a CDS encoding c-type cytochrome yields MFDTMTSTKVLGAVCGSLLVFLLGNWAADSLYSMEGGHGGEETQSYVIAVEDSGAAAAVEEGPAFADLYAAADVAAGEKAFAKCKACHKVDGTDGTGPHLNGVVGRAKAAAAGFGYSDVLKGMAADSWTPENLDAFLENPKGYAPGTKMSFAGLPKVQDRANLIAWLATQP; encoded by the coding sequence ATGTTCGACACGATGACTTCAACCAAGGTGCTGGGCGCGGTCTGCGGGTCGCTTCTGGTCTTTCTTCTGGGCAACTGGGCGGCGGATTCGCTCTATTCCATGGAGGGTGGCCATGGCGGCGAGGAAACTCAAAGCTATGTGATCGCCGTCGAGGACAGCGGTGCCGCTGCTGCCGTCGAAGAAGGCCCGGCCTTTGCCGATCTTTATGCCGCAGCCGATGTGGCCGCGGGCGAGAAAGCCTTTGCCAAATGCAAGGCCTGCCACAAGGTCGACGGGACCGATGGCACCGGCCCGCATCTGAACGGGGTTGTGGGGCGCGCCAAGGCCGCTGCCGCAGGGTTTGGTTATTCCGACGTGCTGAAGGGCATGGCCGCCGACAGCTGGACCCCGGAAAATCTGGATGCCTTCCTCGAAAACCCCAAAGGCTATGCGCCGGGCACCAAGATGTCCTTCGCCGGTCTGCCCAAGGTGCAGGACCGTGCCAACCTGATCGCATGGCTGGCAACGCAGCCCTGA
- a CDS encoding extracellular solute-binding protein produces the protein MTRPRSVAISRQPQPALWHWLGGGLAVVSVGLFATLARAEAPTIVAHGISTFGDLKYPADFKHFDLVNPDAPKGGRMTFRGTGASSTFDSLNPFILKGEAAQGLGMLYDSLLSGSPDEPDAGYGLIAESLEYPEDRSWVTFTMRPEARFSDGAPITADDVVFTYEVLRDKGEPSYKVILKDIEKVEALGPHKVKFTFRPGVATRDLPALAGGLSILPRHYYETVDFAESTLTPPVGSGQFLVKNVQPGRSIEYCRNPDYWGKALPVNIGSANFDCYVYEYYSDTTAAFEAFKSGGYLFQQEFSSLIWATAYDFPALTKGWVKREELADNNPSGTQGYWFNLRREKFQDERVRQALGMMFNFEWSNETLFFGLYKRTDSFFENSPLQAEGLPEGEELALLEEFRDQLPPEIFTEPAFSPEISSTRQLDRGALRKASALMDAAGWAVGSDGMRRNAKGEKFTLEFIEDQPSMDRVLNPYIANLRALGIDARLTRVDSAQIQQRQEDFNYDIMAGRFVMSLTPSMELRQIFASESANAKGSANLSGLADPVVDALIEKLVQAKSRDEVQVRARALDRVMRAKHIWVPNWYSGKYLVAYWDIFGKPDQQPPYSRGDGLWWSDADKLGKLKAEGALR, from the coding sequence ATGACCAGACCCCGCAGTGTCGCCATTTCCCGCCAGCCGCAGCCTGCGCTGTGGCACTGGCTTGGCGGCGGACTGGCCGTGGTTTCTGTCGGGCTGTTCGCCACTCTGGCGCGGGCCGAGGCGCCGACCATCGTGGCGCATGGCATCTCCACCTTCGGGGATCTGAAATATCCGGCGGATTTCAAACATTTCGATCTGGTCAATCCCGATGCGCCCAAGGGCGGGCGGATGACCTTCCGGGGCACCGGGGCCAGTTCCACCTTTGACAGCCTCAACCCGTTCATCCTGAAGGGCGAGGCGGCGCAGGGGCTGGGTATGCTGTACGACAGCCTGCTGAGCGGATCGCCCGACGAGCCGGATGCGGGTTATGGCCTGATTGCCGAAAGTCTGGAATATCCCGAGGACCGCAGCTGGGTCACCTTCACCATGCGGCCCGAGGCGCGCTTTTCCGATGGCGCACCGATCACCGCCGATGATGTGGTCTTCACCTATGAGGTGCTGCGCGACAAGGGCGAGCCGTCTTACAAGGTGATCCTGAAAGACATCGAAAAGGTCGAGGCGCTGGGGCCGCACAAGGTGAAGTTCACCTTCAGGCCGGGCGTCGCCACCCGCGATCTGCCCGCGCTGGCCGGGGGGCTGAGCATCCTGCCGCGCCATTATTACGAGACGGTGGATTTCGCGGAATCGACGCTGACCCCACCAGTCGGCTCCGGTCAGTTTCTGGTAAAGAACGTGCAGCCGGGCCGGTCGATCGAATATTGCCGCAATCCCGATTACTGGGGCAAAGCGCTGCCGGTGAATATCGGATCGGCCAATTTCGATTGTTATGTCTATGAATATTACTCGGATACCACCGCCGCGTTCGAGGCGTTCAAATCCGGCGGCTATCTGTTCCAGCAAGAGTTTTCGTCGCTGATCTGGGCCACCGCCTATGACTTTCCGGCGCTGACCAAAGGCTGGGTCAAGCGCGAGGAACTGGCCGACAACAACCCGTCGGGCACGCAAGGCTACTGGTTCAACCTGCGGCGCGAGAAGTTTCAGGACGAGCGCGTGCGTCAGGCCCTGGGCATGATGTTCAACTTCGAATGGTCGAACGAGACGCTGTTCTTTGGCCTCTACAAACGTACCGACAGCTTCTTTGAAAACTCGCCGCTTCAGGCCGAAGGGCTGCCCGAGGGCGAGGAACTGGCCCTGCTGGAGGAATTCCGCGACCAGTTGCCACCCGAGATCTTCACCGAACCCGCCTTCTCGCCCGAGATCAGCAGCACACGGCAGCTGGATCGCGGCGCGCTGCGCAAGGCCTCGGCGCTGATGGATGCGGCAGGCTGGGCCGTGGGCAGCGACGGGATGCGCCGCAATGCCAAGGGCGAGAAGTTCACGCTGGAATTCATCGAAGACCAGCCCTCGATGGACCGGGTGCTGAACCCCTATATCGCCAACCTGCGGGCGCTGGGCATTGATGCCCGGCTGACCCGGGTGGATTCGGCGCAGATCCAGCAGCGGCAGGAAGATTTCAACTATGACATCATGGCGGGCCGCTTCGTGATGTCGCTGACCCCGTCGATGGAGCTGCGCCAGATTTTCGCCTCGGAATCGGCCAATGCTAAAGGCTCGGCCAATCTGTCGGGGCTGGCGGATCCGGTGGTGGATGCGCTGATCGAAAAGCTGGTTCAGGCCAAAAGCCGCGACGAGGTGCAGGTGCGCGCGCGGGCGCTGGACCGGGTGATGCGGGCCAAGCATATCTGGGTGCCCAACTGGTACAGCGGCAAATATCTGGTCGCCTATTGGGATATTTTCGGCAAACCCGACCAGCAGCCGCCCTATTCGCGCGGTGACGGGCTGTGGTGGTCGGATGCCGACAAGCTGGGCAAGCTGAAAGCCGAAGGGGCGCTCCGCTAA
- a CDS encoding microcin C ABC transporter permease YejB: MGAYILRRFLLIIPTLFGIMLINFALTQFVPGGPVEQVLARLDGAGDAFQSISGSGDAGIEASGGGSGDNGYIGARGLPPEFIDELETQFGFARILCEEGYTGKPSTAAPECRKEMIPLLERFGIMMGNYLRFDFGESYFRSIGVVDLVLEKMPVSISLGLWSTLIAYLISIPLGIRKAMRDGSSFDTWTSGVIIVGYAIPGFLFAILLLVLFAGGSYWQWFPLRGLTSDNWEGLSLWGKIVDYAWHMVLPVTASTISSFATLTLLTKNSFLDEIRKQYVMTARAKGLSEARVLYGHVFRNAMLIVIASFPSIFISVFFGGSLIIETIFSLDGLGRLGFEAAVNRDYPVLFGTLFIFGLMGLVVGILSDLMYVWVDPRIDFERRG; the protein is encoded by the coding sequence ATGGGCGCCTATATCCTTCGACGGTTTCTGCTGATCATCCCGACGCTGTTCGGGATCATGCTGATCAACTTCGCGCTGACGCAATTTGTGCCGGGGGGGCCGGTGGAGCAGGTTCTGGCCCGACTCGACGGGGCAGGGGATGCGTTCCAGAGCATTTCCGGCAGCGGCGATGCGGGTATCGAAGCTTCGGGCGGCGGCTCGGGCGACAATGGTTATATCGGCGCGCGGGGCCTGCCGCCCGAATTCATTGACGAGCTGGAAACCCAGTTCGGCTTTGCGCGCATCCTGTGCGAGGAAGGTTATACCGGCAAACCCAGCACCGCCGCGCCGGAATGTCGCAAGGAAATGATTCCGCTGCTGGAACGCTTTGGCATCATGATGGGCAATTACCTGCGCTTCGATTTCGGCGAAAGTTACTTCCGCTCCATCGGGGTGGTTGACCTGGTGCTGGAAAAGATGCCGGTCTCGATCAGCCTTGGCCTGTGGTCGACGCTGATCGCCTATCTGATCTCGATTCCGCTGGGCATCCGCAAGGCGATGCGTGACGGATCCAGCTTTGATACCTGGACATCGGGGGTGATCATCGTCGGCTATGCCATCCCCGGTTTTCTGTTCGCCATCCTGCTCTTGGTGCTGTTCGCCGGGGGTTCTTACTGGCAATGGTTCCCGCTGCGCGGCCTCACCTCGGACAATTGGGAGGGGCTGAGCCTCTGGGGCAAGATCGTCGATTACGCCTGGCATATGGTGCTGCCGGTCACCGCCTCGACGATTTCCAGCTTTGCCACGCTGACGTTGCTGACCAAGAACAGCTTTCTCGATGAAATCCGCAAGCAATATGTGATGACGGCGCGCGCCAAGGGCCTGTCAGAGGCGCGGGTGCTCTATGGTCATGTGTTCCGCAATGCCATGCTGATCGTGATTGCCAGCTTTCCGTCAATCTTCATCAGCGTGTTCTTTGGCGGCTCGCTCATCATCGAAACCATCTTTTCGCTGGATGGGCTGGGGCGGCTGGGCTTCGAGGCGGCGGTGAACCGGGATTATCCGGTGCTGTTCGGTACGCTGTTCATCTTTGGCCTGATGGGGCTGGTGGTCGGCATCCTGTCGGATCTGATGTATGTCTGGGTCGATCCCCGCATTGATTTCGAGCGGAGGGGCTGA